A single Chromatiales bacterium DNA region contains:
- a CDS encoding transcriptional repressor: MNECRAHKNCINRAIAEAQSICRDRGLRFTDLRRRVLEIIWTSHKPIKAYDILAQLGDSDYSAEPPTVYRTLDFLIENGIIHKLSSLHAYVGCSHPREQHECFFLICSKCLKVNECCDKALRGTIARAANKNKFNPQNTTLEIKGICTTCAMRK, from the coding sequence ATGAATGAATGCCGTGCCCACAAAAATTGCATCAACCGTGCCATAGCTGAGGCGCAATCAATTTGCCGAGACCGCGGATTGCGTTTTACCGATTTAAGGCGTAGGGTGTTAGAAATAATATGGACAAGCCATAAGCCCATCAAAGCATACGACATTTTAGCTCAGTTAGGTGACAGTGACTATTCCGCTGAACCACCGACGGTTTATCGCACGCTCGATTTTCTAATTGAAAATGGCATCATTCATAAGTTGAGTAGTTTGCATGCTTATGTGGGATGCTCTCATCCGCGTGAACAACATGAATGTTTTTTCTTAATTTGTAGCAAATGCCTGAAAGTCAATGAGTGTTGCGATAAAGCACTAAGAGGTACGATTGCGAGGGCTGCAAATAAAAATAAATTTAATCCGCAAAACACGACACTGGAAATTAAAGGCATATGCACTACCTGTGCAATGCGTAAGTAA
- a CDS encoding zinc ABC transporter substrate-binding protein: MNKKYLLLIILLLSLSTTAMATATNAIVATIKPLHSLVQGVLGDTGEAYMLVTDSVSPHDFQLKPSQLKHMQQAHIIFYIDDSIESFLPSAFEVLPDNVRTISVAQKSGITLLPYRKDAAPDMHHDESHHDEDHHDESHHDEDHHDEGHHDEDHHDEDPHEHTGHHHHHHSSPYDMHVWLDPANASKIVALIADELSAAYPDQQAIYRTNAQNMTNKINNLDAELDTYLQPIRNKPFITFHDAYQYFEQAYGLSYAGSITIDPTLAPSPNRIRAIQQRLREAGAICIFKEPQFSDRLIATVSEGFDIKVGELDPLGVGVPAGEDAYFKLLDNLARNLRECLE; encoded by the coding sequence ATGAACAAAAAATATTTACTACTTATTATCTTACTGTTATCGTTGTCCACGACCGCAATGGCAACGGCAACCAACGCCATAGTGGCGACGATTAAGCCGTTGCACTCACTGGTCCAGGGTGTGCTTGGAGATACTGGAGAGGCGTATATGCTAGTAACCGACAGTGTGTCTCCTCACGATTTTCAATTAAAGCCTTCACAACTGAAACACATGCAACAAGCACATATCATCTTCTATATAGATGATAGCATTGAATCATTCCTGCCATCGGCATTTGAGGTTTTACCCGATAATGTGCGCACGATATCAGTAGCGCAAAAATCAGGGATAACACTACTCCCCTATCGCAAAGACGCAGCCCCGGATATGCATCACGATGAGAGTCATCACGACGAAGACCATCATGATGAGAGCCATCACGACGAAGATCATCACGATGAGGGCCATCACGATGAAGACCATCACGACGAAGACCCTCACGAACACACAGGGCACCACCATCACCACCACAGTAGCCCTTACGATATGCATGTATGGTTAGATCCGGCAAATGCTAGCAAAATTGTCGCATTAATTGCTGATGAACTGAGTGCAGCATATCCCGACCAGCAAGCGATTTATCGGACCAACGCGCAGAATATGACCAACAAGATAAACAACTTAGATGCAGAACTAGATACTTATCTGCAACCGATACGCAATAAACCTTTTATCACATTCCACGATGCCTATCAGTATTTTGAACAGGCATACGGATTAAGCTATGCCGGTTCGATCACGATTGATCCGACTCTAGCGCCTTCACCTAACCGCATTCGCGCAATACAGCAAAGGCTACGGGAGGCTGGTGCTATTTGTATTTTTAAGGAACCGCAATTCTCCGACCGACTGATAGCAACGGTGAGCGAAGGTTTTGATATCAAAGTAGGCGAACTTGATCCACTCGGAGTAGGCGTACCTGCCGGTGAAGATGCATACTTTAAGTTACTTGATAATTTGGCACGCAATCTACGAGAGTGTTTAGAATAA